One region of Syntrophobacter fumaroxidans MPOB genomic DNA includes:
- a CDS encoding HNH endonuclease has protein sequence MIARPTCFIVTASPEAVRREKDKARALRRTQWWQNQIAKGVCRYCGKPTPPKELTMDHVVPLVREGRTTRGNVVPACKSCNDKKKYLLPIEWEEYLRNLGGRPVRED, from the coding sequence ATGATTGCAAGACCGACCTGTTTCATCGTCACCGCTTCGCCGGAGGCCGTCCGCAGAGAGAAGGACAAGGCCCGTGCGTTGCGCAGGACTCAATGGTGGCAGAACCAGATTGCCAAGGGCGTATGCCGCTATTGCGGGAAGCCGACTCCGCCGAAGGAGCTCACCATGGATCACGTGGTTCCCCTGGTGCGCGAAGGCCGCACCACGCGAGGCAATGTCGTGCCCGCCTGCAAGTCCTGCAACGACAAGAAGAAGTATCTGCTTCCCATCGAATGGGAGGAATATCTTCGGAATCTCGGCGGCCGGCC